One part of the Streptococcus sp. oral taxon 431 genome encodes these proteins:
- a CDS encoding glycosyltransferase: protein MRRAIVLAGDNGYMEKLEVAIKSIVATNSHINFYVINDNLPQEWFWLMNNRLESVQSEIQNVKISSDQIKGYSLPMDHLSYATFYRYFIGEVVAENRALYIDADIVVTGDLTPLFEMDLEGYALAAVTDGLDVNKFNAGVLLIDTALWREENVCQQLLELTNRYHEEEFGDQGILNRHFKGRWKKLPEKYNVMVGMDTFAHTFNAFEWYDRANQLEKEAVIIHYAGDKPWNQWNLNRCRDIWWFYYGLEWSEVLLRKSVLKHGFKDLVKRPRYHTAIFTNSAAMEQLETLIEALPDVQFEILAHTNFAPGVIALESYPNVSLYPRFTLYNAQVALEHMDFYLDINYHEEIYDIINKVTALEKPIFSFDVTQHSHSENENNAYCFSVDKVEDMIASIQQYLKNLD from the coding sequence GTGAGAAGGGCAATCGTACTTGCAGGTGATAATGGTTATATGGAGAAGTTAGAAGTTGCCATAAAATCTATTGTTGCAACAAACAGTCATATTAATTTTTATGTTATCAATGATAATCTTCCTCAGGAGTGGTTCTGGTTGATGAATAATCGCTTAGAGTCTGTTCAGTCAGAAATTCAGAATGTTAAAATTTCTTCCGATCAGATAAAGGGCTATTCCTTGCCTATGGATCATCTTTCTTATGCAACTTTTTATCGCTATTTTATTGGTGAAGTAGTCGCAGAGAATCGAGCTCTTTATATAGATGCAGATATCGTTGTTACAGGCGATTTAACTCCTCTCTTTGAGATGGATTTAGAAGGATATGCTTTAGCAGCTGTAACTGATGGTTTAGATGTGAATAAATTCAATGCAGGTGTTTTACTGATTGATACTGCTCTTTGGAGAGAAGAAAATGTCTGTCAGCAACTATTGGAGTTAACCAATCGTTATCATGAGGAAGAATTTGGTGATCAAGGGATCTTAAATCGACATTTTAAAGGACGCTGGAAAAAATTACCAGAAAAATATAATGTGATGGTTGGTATGGATACCTTTGCTCATACTTTTAATGCTTTTGAGTGGTATGATCGAGCGAATCAGTTAGAAAAGGAAGCGGTTATCATTCATTATGCAGGAGATAAGCCATGGAATCAGTGGAATTTGAATCGTTGTCGCGATATTTGGTGGTTCTATTATGGATTAGAATGGTCTGAAGTCTTACTTAGAAAGAGTGTTCTCAAACATGGGTTTAAGGATCTGGTAAAGAGGCCTCGTTATCATACAGCGATATTCACAAATTCAGCTGCGATGGAACAACTTGAAACTTTGATAGAAGCACTACCTGATGTTCAGTTTGAAATTTTAGCACATACAAATTTTGCACCAGGTGTCATTGCTTTGGAGTCTTATCCAAACGTTTCTCTCTACCCTCGATTTACTCTTTATAACGCTCAGGTAGCGTTAGAGCATATGGATTTTTATCTGGATATTAATTACCATGAAGAAATTTACGATATTATTAACAAGGTAACTGCACTGGAAAAACCTATCTTTTCTTTTGATGTTACCCAACATAGTCATAGTGAGAATGAAAATAATGCTTACTGTTTCAGTGTAGATAAAGTTGAGGATATGATTGCCTCAATCCAGCAATATTTGAAGAACTTAGACTAA
- a CDS encoding DapH/DapD/GlmU-related protein yields MVDFHKAGEYQYISISPTAQVELGQDVTLRSFVCLEVGSEATFKLGNRVFFNNHCSIRCEHHIEIGKDTMFGDGVRIFDHNHQYSNYHIEKISFNKGPVIIGKNCWIGSNVVILKGVTIGDNVIIGAGAVIHKDIPSNSIVVSKEELVIKERPQLDYHVFTLTASDTLENLTYLVEHLPEVAFHIAAKTNVSDRLEAFNAYDNVTLYTNVHHGDIIEDLLEKADIYLDINHWGQVDEIVDRAIAKGKTVLAFDNVAHRAELRDKVFSHEEPQKMVDEIRQILQVNREENER; encoded by the coding sequence ATGGTGGACTTTCATAAAGCAGGTGAGTATCAATATATATCTATTTCTCCTACAGCTCAGGTTGAATTGGGACAAGATGTTACTTTACGCTCATTTGTATGTTTAGAAGTGGGGAGTGAAGCAACTTTCAAACTAGGAAATCGCGTCTTTTTCAATAATCATTGTAGTATACGTTGTGAACATCATATCGAGATTGGGAAAGATACCATGTTTGGAGATGGTGTGCGTATTTTTGATCATAATCACCAGTATTCTAATTATCATATTGAAAAAATTAGTTTTAATAAAGGGCCAGTTATCATTGGTAAAAACTGCTGGATTGGCTCTAATGTTGTCATTCTTAAAGGGGTAACAATTGGTGATAATGTTATCATCGGTGCAGGAGCAGTTATCCATAAGGATATTCCAAGTAATTCAATCGTAGTCAGTAAGGAAGAGTTGGTGATAAAGGAACGTCCCCAGTTGGATTACCATGTGTTTACGTTAACGGCTTCGGATACCCTAGAAAATCTAACATATCTTGTGGAACATTTGCCTGAGGTGGCCTTTCATATTGCAGCAAAAACAAATGTTTCGGATCGTTTAGAGGCCTTTAATGCTTATGACAACGTCACTCTTTATACAAATGTTCACCATGGTGACATTATCGAAGATTTATTGGAAAAAGCAGATATTTACTTAGATATCAATCACTGGGGACAGGTTGATGAGATTGTCGATCGTGCCATTGCTAAGGGAAAAACTGTGCTGGCCTTTGATAATGTAGCCCATCGAGCAGAACTCCGTGATAAAGTGTTTTCTCATGAAGAACCTCAAAAAATGGTAGATGAGATTCGACAAATTTTACAGGTAAATAGAGAAGAAAATGAACGTTAG
- a CDS encoding glycosyltransferase, protein MTEKISVIVPVYNVEKYLRQCLDSILRQTYQNLEILIINDGSTDGSDAICREYLEKDARISYHIKENSGISGTRNVGLQLASGEYVTFVNPADWLEKNYLEELYASLKVHDADISIANYSLFKESEKIFYFYIGETDYYERLYSPYQLLDELYETRFNKHIALTSAWGKLYKRSILESLLFSNNRVERDGLFNFKAYLMSQRVVYLNKALYTCREYSGRALEERTEDRISDLIDSMEERLVFLASKAYPLEKHIKAYRTTLESILANLENQGLKDKDVYARVQEKLQFLKTRPQAYSEQKQAIVLAANYPYVDQVLATIKSVLYHHRNIRFYLINGDFPQEWFTGINRHLQGLDSEIINCRVSMEQIQQYKTDISYTVFLRYFISDFVKEDRVIYMDCDMVVTGPLDELYSLDLEGHPIAAVRDYGGRVFYNREIFNAGFLVIDNAYWKVHQMSQYLIEMTNKWHDKVDQADQSILNMVFENNWLELPFDFNHVVLHSHFTNYQIPNGQSYPKVIHYLSHRKPWFPLAAQTYRDVWWFYAQLDWSEVSENIGLEPLRETMIYPNGRPFTCLIYTSMAEIPHLEDFIRALPQVNFKIAARVHVADSLARLIRYSNVTVYSGISELHGLDDELVMTSNVLLDINPGEKTIEILDRFSQDHKPILAFQDLKSTEHGQRLFERENWQELARAIDKIRKGED, encoded by the coding sequence ATGACAGAAAAAATTAGTGTAATTGTACCCGTATATAACGTTGAAAAATACCTGAGACAATGTCTGGATAGCATTCTAAGACAAACCTATCAAAATCTAGAGATCCTGATCATCAATGATGGCTCAACTGATGGAAGTGATGCGATTTGTCGAGAATATCTTGAAAAAGATGCACGAATTTCCTATCATATTAAGGAAAATTCTGGTATTTCTGGCACAAGAAATGTTGGACTACAACTGGCATCTGGTGAATATGTGACCTTTGTAAATCCTGCAGATTGGTTAGAGAAAAATTACCTTGAAGAACTTTATGCTAGCTTAAAAGTTCATGATGCAGACATTTCTATAGCTAACTATTCTCTCTTTAAGGAATCAGAGAAGATTTTCTATTTTTATATAGGTGAGACTGATTATTATGAGCGTCTCTATTCGCCTTATCAGCTTTTAGATGAGCTTTATGAAACAAGATTTAACAAACATATTGCTTTAACATCTGCTTGGGGAAAACTCTATAAGCGTTCCATTTTGGAATCCTTACTTTTTTCAAATAATCGAGTTGAGAGAGATGGACTTTTTAATTTTAAAGCCTATCTTATGAGTCAAAGAGTAGTATATCTCAACAAAGCTCTCTATACTTGCCGTGAATATTCTGGAAGAGCTCTTGAGGAAAGGACGGAAGATAGGATATCGGATTTGATAGATAGTATGGAAGAACGACTAGTATTTTTAGCTAGCAAGGCTTATCCATTAGAGAAACATATAAAAGCCTATCGTACCACCTTAGAGTCTATCTTGGCAAACCTTGAGAATCAAGGCCTGAAGGATAAAGATGTTTATGCTCGTGTTCAGGAAAAATTACAGTTTTTAAAAACTAGACCACAAGCCTACAGTGAACAGAAACAAGCCATTGTACTTGCAGCTAATTATCCTTATGTTGATCAAGTGCTAGCAACCATTAAATCGGTTCTCTATCATCATAGAAATATTCGTTTCTATCTGATTAACGGTGATTTTCCACAGGAGTGGTTTACGGGAATCAATCGACATTTACAAGGTCTGGATAGTGAAATTATCAACTGCCGAGTCAGTATGGAGCAGATTCAACAGTACAAGACGGATATCTCCTATACAGTTTTCCTTCGCTATTTTATTTCTGATTTTGTTAAGGAGGACCGTGTCATATACATGGACTGTGATATGGTGGTAACAGGACCTCTAGATGAGCTCTATTCACTTGATTTAGAAGGTCATCCTATCGCGGCAGTTAGAGACTACGGAGGACGTGTTTTTTATAATCGTGAGATCTTTAATGCAGGATTTTTAGTCATTGATAATGCTTATTGGAAGGTACATCAAATGAGTCAATATCTGATTGAGATGACGAATAAATGGCATGATAAGGTAGATCAGGCAGACCAATCTATTCTCAATATGGTATTTGAAAATAATTGGTTGGAATTGCCTTTTGATTTTAATCATGTGGTACTTCATAGTCATTTTACAAACTACCAGATCCCAAATGGGCAGTCTTATCCTAAGGTTATCCATTATTTATCTCACAGAAAGCCTTGGTTTCCACTAGCCGCACAAACCTATCGTGATGTTTGGTGGTTTTATGCTCAATTAGATTGGTCAGAAGTATCAGAGAATATTGGTTTAGAGCCTCTTCGTGAGACGATGATTTATCCTAATGGCAGACCTTTTACCTGCCTCATTTACACAAGCATGGCAGAGATTCCACATTTGGAAGACTTCATTCGAGCACTTCCGCAAGTAAACTTTAAAATAGCAGCTCGTGTGCACGTAGCAGACAGTTTAGCAAGATTGATAAGGTATTCTAATGTAACAGTTTATTCTGGAATTAGTGAATTGCATGGACTAGATGATGAATTGGTTATGACAAGCAATGTTCTATTAGATATCAATCCAGGGGAAAAAACAATTGAAATTCTGGATCGTTTTAGTCAGGATCATAAACCAATCTTGGCATTCCAAGACTTAAAATCAACTGAGCATGGCCAACGACTTTTTGAAAGAGAGAACTGGCAAGAGCTAGCAAGGGCTATTGATAAGATTAGAAAAGGAGAGGATTAG
- a CDS encoding glycosyltransferase family 8 protein: MHKIIAMGADNGYMSKVETTIKSIAAFNDQFKIYIFNDDLPSEWFRVMNQRLKPLDSEVINVKISDNHLRKYNLPTAHLSYAAYFRFFIPDILKEDKVLYLDSDIIVNGDLTPLFAIDLGDSPVAAVRDELQQTNFNSGVLLINNAHWREHAISTKLFELADQYHEVEFGDQGILNRFFVGQWKELDVNYNFMVGMDTIATRFQKDGWYVKANQYESAVSVIHYTDGKPWSAIYKNRLGDRWWFFYALDWSDIILRKEIIRHGLEELTEKEKYHTAIFTNACEMEHLEFLIKALPNVHFHILAHTSFASQVVDLQRYLNVSIYPQFNPYNFENVLSKIDFYLDINHFNEIMNITQEIHNLGKPIFAFDNTSKDQTGESQIFSSQAPETMVVAIKAYLNSLDK, from the coding sequence ATGCATAAAATAATTGCTATGGGAGCCGATAATGGCTACATGAGTAAGGTAGAGACAACGATTAAATCAATAGCTGCCTTTAATGATCAATTCAAGATTTATATATTTAATGATGATCTGCCGTCTGAGTGGTTTCGTGTCATGAATCAGCGGTTAAAGCCCCTTGATTCGGAAGTTATTAATGTAAAGATTTCTGACAATCATCTCCGAAAATATAATTTACCAACGGCGCATTTATCATACGCAGCTTATTTTCGCTTTTTTATTCCAGACATACTGAAGGAAGATAAGGTTTTATATCTTGATTCGGATATTATTGTTAATGGAGATTTAACACCCCTTTTTGCAATAGATCTAGGTGATAGCCCAGTCGCAGCAGTTAGAGATGAATTGCAGCAAACAAATTTCAATTCAGGAGTTTTATTGATAAATAATGCCCATTGGAGAGAGCATGCGATTTCAACAAAATTGTTTGAATTAGCGGATCAGTACCATGAGGTTGAGTTTGGTGATCAAGGAATTTTAAATCGATTTTTTGTAGGGCAATGGAAAGAGCTAGATGTCAATTACAATTTTATGGTTGGAATGGATACTATTGCGACACGTTTTCAAAAAGATGGATGGTATGTAAAAGCGAATCAATATGAGTCAGCGGTTTCTGTTATTCATTATACAGACGGGAAACCATGGTCAGCTATATATAAGAATCGCTTGGGAGATAGATGGTGGTTCTTCTATGCTTTAGATTGGTCAGATATTATCTTGCGGAAAGAGATTATCAGACATGGTTTAGAGGAGCTTACAGAAAAAGAAAAATATCATACTGCAATCTTTACAAATGCTTGCGAGATGGAGCACTTGGAGTTTTTGATAAAAGCACTACCTAATGTTCATTTTCATATTTTGGCTCATACTAGTTTTGCTTCTCAAGTGGTCGATTTACAACGATATTTAAATGTGTCCATTTACCCACAGTTCAATCCTTATAATTTTGAAAATGTTCTTAGTAAAATCGATTTTTATTTAGATATCAATCATTTTAATGAAATTATGAATATCACTCAGGAAATTCATAATTTAGGGAAACCGATCTTTGCTTTTGATAATACCAGTAAGGATCAAACGGGAGAAAGTCAGATTTTTTCTTCGCAAGCTCCTGAAACGATGGTAGTGGCGATAAAAGCTTACCTCAATTCGTTAGATAAATGA
- a CDS encoding glycosyltransferase: MLYTFNLMVGLEPNGVDVAQAYRGKVFRDLGLPACFVFTQVPPRFKWDYYLSLGHLEEEILLAHMLLTDQRDMSLGIRIDDMKQLLHLTAEYKENNCELIFQEQDGIITILHKNSLKPDYVDYVDYYAFGRLLRREHYGKKKLFTEFFTAVDAGFGLVARVVRRLFHNRDGSVAFEEIKKEPGEDTEAVYRCGAEWFYSESEFLERVLSELQFSKEDHVFLDRIGGLPFTSPLLRLKGEAKVSCVVHSIHYWGDQINSEYYYLFQYAEEFDGILVSTQAQKDELEKHLALLGKTGQVRVLPVAALYQLQLADERKPYSVMLAARFVRRKRLDLAIKAIVAFHEICPDVNLDIYGQGMLWQDIEAEIANLGAQDYIQLKGHQTIKNRFKEYELYLATSEWETFGITLLEAIGSGQALVGLDVPYGNQTFIQEGKNGYLVPFDARSDEEIVVDLTKALEKAFKQIKQFREGSYRLAEEYLSDCITKQWYELLTREWE, encoded by the coding sequence ATGCTTTACACTTTTAATCTTATGGTTGGTTTAGAACCAAATGGTGTAGATGTTGCTCAAGCATATCGTGGGAAGGTTTTTCGCGACTTGGGCCTCCCTGCCTGTTTTGTTTTTACACAAGTCCCTCCTCGATTTAAATGGGACTATTACCTATCTTTGGGTCATCTTGAGGAAGAAATCCTGTTAGCACATATGTTGTTGACAGATCAGCGTGATATGAGCTTGGGAATCCGTATAGATGATATGAAACAGCTCTTACATTTGACTGCTGAATATAAGGAAAATAATTGTGAATTGATTTTTCAGGAACAAGATGGTATCATTACCATTCTGCATAAAAATAGTCTAAAACCGGATTATGTGGATTATGTAGATTATTATGCATTTGGTCGTTTACTTCGTAGAGAACATTATGGTAAGAAAAAACTGTTCACAGAATTTTTCACAGCAGTGGATGCTGGATTTGGTCTAGTAGCTAGAGTTGTTCGCCGACTGTTTCATAATAGAGATGGTTCAGTAGCCTTTGAAGAGATTAAGAAAGAACCAGGTGAGGATACTGAAGCAGTTTATCGGTGCGGAGCAGAATGGTTCTATAGTGAGTCTGAATTTTTAGAGCGAGTCTTATCAGAGTTGCAGTTTAGTAAAGAGGATCATGTATTTCTTGATCGTATAGGGGGTCTTCCCTTTACATCCCCTCTTTTACGTTTAAAAGGTGAAGCGAAAGTATCCTGTGTTGTGCACTCTATCCATTATTGGGGAGATCAGATTAATTCTGAATATTATTACCTCTTTCAATATGCCGAAGAATTTGATGGTATTTTAGTATCAACGCAAGCACAGAAGGATGAATTGGAAAAACATTTAGCATTACTAGGAAAAACTGGTCAAGTTCGCGTTCTTCCAGTAGCTGCCCTATACCAGTTGCAACTAGCTGATGAACGAAAACCATATTCTGTGATGCTCGCCGCTCGATTTGTACGTCGAAAACGATTAGACCTAGCAATTAAAGCAATCGTTGCTTTTCATGAAATTTGTCCAGACGTCAACTTAGACATATATGGTCAAGGGATGCTGTGGCAGGATATTGAAGCAGAGATTGCCAATCTAGGAGCGCAAGATTATATTCAACTTAAGGGGCATCAGACAATTAAGAATCGCTTCAAAGAGTATGAGCTTTACCTGGCTACCTCGGAATGGGAAACTTTTGGTATAACTTTGTTAGAAGCAATTGGTTCTGGACAAGCTCTTGTTGGTCTAGATGTACCATATGGAAATCAGACCTTTATTCAGGAGGGTAAAAATGGTTATTTAGTTCCTTTTGATGCTCGTTCGGATGAGGAAATTGTGGTTGATTTAACAAAAGCTTTAGAGAAAGCCTTCAAACAAATCAAACAGTTCAGGGAAGGCTCTTATCGCTTGGCTGAAGAATATTTATCAGACTGCATAACAAAACAATGGTATGAATTGTTGACTAGAGAATGGGAATAA
- a CDS encoding glycosyltransferase family 2 protein, with translation MEKISVIVPVYMSEAYLEKCLDSILQQTYQNLEVILINDGSTDGSATICQRYKNQDARVKVYHKPNGGVASSRNRALEAVTGDYIVFVDNDDWLELDHIQSLYDLLKKTDADIAIGNFTQFIEDQGSFLIHVGADNYFEQVFSPFDWFHHQYDGKYNLSQCFTVPWAKLYKAELFKDIVYPTDQKVEDDYTTYKVYLQADKIAYMNKAIYIHRKRSTSVTRTVNLADVYPLKSIEERLTILNLIGAPQELLDKEIQAYKWRLSIHEEESLKRGDMEAYQQILVKKAIESKQR, from the coding sequence ATGGAAAAAATAAGTGTTATTGTCCCTGTTTATATGTCAGAGGCCTATCTTGAAAAATGTTTAGATAGCATTCTTCAACAAACTTATCAAAATCTTGAAGTTATTTTAATCAATGATGGCTCAACTGATGGTTCGGCAACTATTTGTCAGCGATATAAAAATCAAGATGCGCGTGTTAAAGTTTACCATAAGCCAAATGGAGGAGTTGCTTCCAGTCGCAATCGTGCCTTGGAAGCTGTGACAGGTGATTACATTGTCTTTGTTGATAATGATGATTGGCTAGAGTTAGACCATATCCAAAGCCTTTATGATTTATTGAAAAAAACGGATGCAGATATTGCAATTGGTAATTTCACTCAGTTTATTGAAGATCAGGGGAGTTTTTTAATCCATGTAGGTGCAGACAACTATTTTGAACAAGTGTTCAGCCCTTTCGATTGGTTCCATCATCAATATGATGGAAAGTATAATCTTAGTCAATGTTTTACAGTTCCGTGGGCAAAACTCTATAAAGCAGAGCTTTTCAAGGATATTGTCTATCCAACGGATCAGAAGGTAGAGGACGATTATACGACCTATAAGGTTTACCTTCAAGCAGATAAGATAGCCTATATGAATAAAGCCATTTATATTCATAGAAAACGCTCCACAAGTGTGACTAGAACAGTTAATCTTGCAGATGTTTATCCTTTAAAGAGTATTGAAGAGCGTCTGACTATTTTGAATCTGATTGGGGCACCTCAGGAGTTGTTGGATAAGGAAATTCAGGCTTATAAATGGCGATTATCCATTCATGAAGAAGAATCATTGAAACGCGGAGATATGGAAGCTTATCAACAGATTTTGGTGAAAAAAGCTATTGAGAGTAAGCAGCGGTAA